From Armatimonadota bacterium, a single genomic window includes:
- a CDS encoding prepilin-type N-terminal cleavage/methylation domain-containing protein, translated as MNGQKTGTASMASREASAGFTLLEVLVAVAVLALVLVGVGGRGGALDGLRGAQGAIRAARDHTAAASYLQSLQEFIAARSGRVEPGAYCVGPGCGTERALPPGLDGYPLPPATSSQLDWQRLEMVIEPWAWDVTTNRFVPAPSGPDRLRAADALWRVRSALVWRSAGAERSLVLERFVR; from the coding sequence ATGAACGGCCAGAAGACCGGCACGGCTTCCATGGCCTCCCGGGAGGCTTCAGCCGGCTTCACGTTGCTGGAGGTTCTGGTCGCAGTGGCCGTGCTCGCCCTGGTCCTGGTGGGAGTCGGGGGCCGGGGCGGAGCCCTGGACGGACTGCGCGGCGCACAGGGGGCCATCCGCGCTGCGCGCGATCACACCGCCGCCGCCAGCTACCTGCAGTCGCTGCAGGAGTTCATCGCCGCCCGCAGCGGACGCGTCGAGCCGGGCGCGTACTGCGTGGGACCGGGGTGCGGGACCGAGCGCGCGCTCCCGCCCGGGCTGGACGGGTATCCGCTGCCGCCGGCGACCTCTTCGCAGCTGGACTGGCAACGCCTGGAGATGGTGATCGAGCCGTGGGCGTGGGACGTCACAACCAATCGCTTTGTGCCGGCGCCATCCGGCCCGGACCGGCTGCGGGCGGCCGATGCGCTGTGGCGCGTGCGCTCGGCACTCGTGTGGCGGTCGGCCGGGGCGGAACGCAGCCTGGTGCTGGAACGGTTCGTCCGATGA
- the pilM gene encoding type IV pilus assembly protein PilM: MGFFGPKSYVGVDIGSRAIKVVELAPAGQRYRLLHAGMGETPAGTVKEREVVDPQALGVAIRQVLSSAGVKAGRVVSAVGGQAVIVRELKLPPMSADELRQAARYEAERYIPYALREVNMDFDVIGETVEDNQKKVVILLVAARQEIVDKHVEALAAAGLQPFVLDVESFAVMRALNPRTDGDGAEAVVVVDLGAETTDIIIMEGGQLRLTRNLSIGGDSLTKAIAARLDMEFKTAEQLKEEKGAVLLEGEPMPDDRTVMALHDAMLPILGDLATEIRRSMDYFQTRWRESRVRRVVLSGGTARLTNLDRFLSLELGVETVVGDPFAQCEIPGHVLPGDARRQMAPALATAVGLAMRGAAER, encoded by the coding sequence ATGGGGTTCTTCGGGCCGAAGTCCTACGTGGGAGTGGACATCGGGAGCCGGGCGATCAAGGTTGTGGAGCTGGCCCCCGCCGGCCAGCGCTACCGCCTGTTGCACGCCGGGATGGGCGAGACGCCGGCCGGCACGGTGAAGGAGCGGGAGGTGGTGGACCCTCAGGCCCTGGGGGTCGCGATCCGTCAGGTCCTCTCCTCCGCCGGGGTGAAGGCCGGTCGCGTGGTCTCGGCCGTCGGGGGGCAGGCGGTGATCGTCCGGGAGCTGAAACTGCCGCCGATGAGCGCCGACGAGCTGCGCCAGGCGGCGCGCTACGAAGCCGAGCGGTACATCCCCTACGCGCTGCGCGAGGTCAACATGGACTTCGATGTCATCGGCGAGACGGTGGAGGACAACCAGAAGAAGGTGGTGATCCTCCTCGTCGCGGCGCGCCAGGAGATCGTGGACAAGCACGTCGAGGCCCTGGCCGCGGCGGGGCTGCAGCCCTTCGTCCTGGACGTCGAGTCTTTTGCCGTCATGCGCGCCCTCAACCCCCGCACCGACGGCGACGGGGCCGAGGCGGTGGTCGTCGTGGACCTGGGCGCCGAGACCACCGACATCATCATCATGGAGGGCGGGCAGCTGCGTCTGACCCGCAACCTCAGCATCGGCGGCGACAGCCTGACCAAGGCCATCGCCGCCCGCCTGGACATGGAGTTCAAGACTGCCGAGCAATTGAAGGAAGAAAAAGGCGCCGTGCTGCTCGAGGGCGAACCTATGCCCGACGATCGGACGGTGATGGCCCTGCACGATGCGATGCTTCCCATCCTGGGGGACCTGGCCACGGAGATCCGGCGGTCGATGGACTACTTCCAGACCCGGTGGCGTGAGAGTCGGGTCCGGCGGGTGGTGCTCAGCGGCGGGACGGCGCGGCTGACCAACCTCGACCGCTTCCTGTCCCTGGAGCTGGGCGTGGAGACCGTCGTGGGCGACCCCTTCGCTCAGTGTGAGATCCCCGGGCACGTCCTGCCCGGAGACGCCCGCCGGCAGA